One genomic window of Numida meleagris isolate 19003 breed g44 Domestic line chromosome 1, NumMel1.0, whole genome shotgun sequence includes the following:
- the AKAP11 gene encoding A-kinase anchor protein 11 isoform X1: MDIYARAQSGRMKPRISVKKSFGEGILHSMKSLLHSRKELCNVSAEECLNWEEQDNFIEITFIGFAEEMGSARLQELSAVSVELPDVLKSLQLCKLKENEVIFLKDVKKAFTKPCVMKNQNQLPEVLCVMRLAPSFPKIKADYVFTLLSKYTIGVRHTVEINSLQKHQTETSRAEDDDTNQSVSSIEDDFVTAFEQLDEDEPSKMPSVGACSSTSRSHRDAASQTVPGQCSEAVDSKIRLGSGRQKSSSARSSALFDILGLKELSSVKNSVTTSISDPWIQRSFYKPYNPSDQGVNFLCKTLFSSSPAESSESNCSSPSPIIFLDEEGYQKSLKAKLQLPKIPVVKDGIEDSDSEVSEFFDSFDQFDELEQTLEKSVKVIRDPILGNPSQKRRTAHEHLCSASIAMNPQKFKFDRPTLPANVKKPTPRKPESPYSSVFDVPDSPRPVKTSGEENGGLFSPIRSSAFSPLGSCGSSECSCRISLCGDGTNQNHHDTLLNTYSEYADSVSFEILGSVFRSDSSSELAGDDSKCTRIALKEEKDQAADLRMKTGKEPDKQAKSQHKSSMIRDSIQKFATDLVEKSLGSAFKDLQKGVSSCTNALCHLAARLTSSVFQMAFYEIGRRRAISLKERAINGLASFLVSEAITGALKELRHVKKQIFTNTVARFAADLAEELVFEGIMEVCQFSYPSTPTAAQLSSFYYEDKVVRSYARDLSESVIQEAFIELSQVDVTFTTQAAISVSMDNVKYVSAESMLESTRTSTVFPNFNDRVGLNPIQDCKKEYTVHQALFCTSGVVSSIPVPLAGRALCQYQASSDAYKAKVCTASNSDDGMNVYKDCSHPFFTSRKREEEVSSFRNIYLTSDHSQSVENNPSLLHNQDDTKQTNNRSGMSSNSELTNGSKSINSFSGTMVDMIVNEAYEAISSSRITKAVEEYTEHLTRKVVDKKPYVQYSGENFPKNVFADHLAKYIIKQSVDESKTVLCNTSENFTCNVGSQTYADISGKEQCVMKKREAEKQSNVSTIAEQQTLLNNPCKFLLSPTNSVQCFSESKDCWKEQKGRRFSSKSPPPCSTVTSARRVLEDFTDAGSCSMTYLNKPSKKHDTQKPSSGPLTYRQADCFLHTNSFSSLMLGNEDALRMVDKPSIKDGNNSVTPDTPPPTPLVPCQASSERNLRKLSKKLKGELAKEFAPATPPSTPYNPSVTGSSEIERDSLEKEEFMLKLMRSLSEEVESSEDEDHSEMIFEKEEHSEKTVQYADYLASHIISMATEMAASHLDAKTNEREADRQVQLSMQNKKCGYTASVSTPAETCSSLWNYAGDMAGKVISEAKKMVKSRHCKLLKLKRVNCQVDCLYLRRGDKDHRSKEECGLVQDRCPSERDSCVLSLPQGSDTIGLTSKYPSCESVTDEYADHIIHVLKREGGNAELLMDQYASRLVYRSIKSGLRQAARKTKLKCNRKIFPGQRALMNGKLELIKTANKDAVQEVKSRVHHCADQTSERSISTQRTECMELLHFSESLACSITHDVRKKLKLSGACLPKSLTDSCLYKKTEFEEMAGDLIKTRFPRTLLPFSSNHKLYHSTGSLNENGYSESIIQAIEQYARKVADDTLEMGLESAGLQVAENRKNGDRLSYTEKLSPFSGTVCRCCSMKEHQCCTESISHHLPLQDSSIPVRHFLHSRLDGVCQKPRVFQHDIPKIHVDVEQKTVFSDKVAAAPVEKAEGELSYTSVAADSGIGQDGVSFAESLTTEIMTSAMTNIGQAVNVSTVGREGFHSVESVVSQQMSLSIGDDSTGSWSNLSFEDEHPDESSSFLHLSDSSAVFSSSPGSNGNSSSWSSLGLEGDMYEENFSFPTSDSDGTEDKDEDSKDAVEGLEQVKKTLAIINIDLEPNLVDLQLRAALQWLAASETEVSDLHFHDAATREFVLLSRRLRERDWKVGDLLQAVLKYCEMLEKASDGEQALDKSLVGWLLDNV, encoded by the exons ATGGATATCTATGCAAGGGCTCAGAGCGGTCGAATGAAACCAAGAATATCTGTGAAAAAg AGCTTTGGTGAAGGCATACTGCACTCTATGAAgtcactgctgcacagcagaaaaGAGTTATGCAATGTATCAGCGGAAGAATGTTTAAATTGGGAAGAGCAAGATAATTTTATTGAG ATTACATTCATAGGTTTTGCTGAAGAGATGGGTTCTGCTCGTTTGCAG GAGCTGTCAGCTGTTTCTGTAGAACTTCCAGATGTTCTGAAATCGCTTCAGTTGtgcaaactaaaagaaaatgaggttatttttctaaaagatgTAAAGAAAGCCTTCACAAAACCCTGTGTCATGAAAAATCAG aACCAACTTCCTGAAGTGCTTTGTGTGATGCGACTGGCTCCTTCATTCCCAAAGATCAAAGCGGATTATGTATTTACCTTGCTGAGCAAGTATACCATAGGTGTAAGACACACAGTTGAAATAAACTCACTGCAAAAACATCAAACAGAGACATCCCGGGCAGAAGATGATGACACTAATCAGTCAGTTTCTTCAATTGAGGATGATTTTGTCACTGCTTTTGAACAGTTAGATGAAGATGAGCCTTCAAAGATGCCAAGTGTTG ggGCATGCAGCTCTACTTCCCGAAGCCATCGAGATGCTGCTTCACAGACTGTCCCTGGTCAATGTTCGGAAGCTGTGGACTCAAAAATCCGTTTGGGTTCTGGGCGTCAAAAGTCATCATCTGCTAgatcttctgctttgtttgatATTTTGGGATTGAAGGAACTGTCTTCAGTAAAAAATTCAGTTACAACCTCAATTTCTGATCCTTGGATACAAAGGAGTTTCTATAAGCCATATAATCCTTCTGATCAAGGTGTTAATTTTTTATgtaaaacattgttttcctcctctccgGCTGAATCTTCTGAGTCAAATTGCTCCAGCCCAAGCCCCATTATCTTCTTAGATGAAGAAGGATATCAGAAAAGCTTGAAGGCAAAACTCCAGCTGCCAAAAATTCCAGTAGTGAAGGACGGTATTGAGGATTCAGACTCAGAAGTTAGTGAATTTTTTGATAGTTTTGATCAATTTGATGAACTAGAACAAACCCTCGAAAAATCTGTTAAAGTTATTAGGGATCCCATCCTAGGGAATCCCTCCCAGAAAAGGAGGACTGCCCATGAACATTTGTGTTCTGCAAGCATTGCAATGAATCCTCAGAAATTCAAGTTTGATCGTCCTACTCTTCCAGCCAATGTAAAGAAACCAACTCCTCGTAAACCAGAATCACCATATAGCAGTGTCTTTGATGTCCCAGATTCCCCTCGCCCAGTTAAAACATCAGGGGAAGAGAATGGAGGCTTGTTCAGTCCCATTAGGTCGTCTGCATTCAGTCCACTAGGGAGCTGTGGTTCTTCTGAATGTTCATGTCGGATCAGTCTTTGTGGAGATGGGACAAATCAAAACCACCATGACACACTTTTAAATACTTATTCAGAATACGCTGATagtgtttcatttgaaatattggGTTCTGTTTTTCGATCTGACTCGTCATCAGAACTTGCAGGAGATGATTCCAAATGCACCAGGATTgctttgaaagaggaaaaagatcaAGCTGCAGATCTCAGAATGAAAACTGGCAAGGAGCCAGATAAACAAGCAAAATCTCAACATAAGTCATCAATGATTAGAGATAGCATTCAAAAGTTTGCAACTGACTTGGTTGAAAAAAGTTTGGGCAGTGCTTTTAAGGACCTGCAGAAAGGTGTTTCTTCATGTACCAACGCACTTTGTCATTTGGCTGCTAGGTTGACATCTTCAGTCTTTCAAATGGCTTTCTATGAAATTGGAAGACGCAGAGCAATCTCCCTGAAGGAGCGTGCTATTAATGGGCTAGCAAGCTTTTTGGTGAGTGAAGCTATAACTGGTGCTTTGAAAGAACTGCGACatgtaaagaaacaaatatttaccaATACTGTTGCTAGATTTGCAGCAGACCTTGCTGAAGAACTTGTGTTTGAAGGAATCATGGAAGTATGCCAATTTTCATATCCATCAACACCTACAGCTGCacagctttcttcattttattatgaAGACAAAGTGGTAAGATCCTATGCCAGAGATCTGTCTGAGTCTGTCATTCAAGAGGCTTTTATTGAACTATCTCAGGTTGATGTCACCTTCACAACCCAAGCAGCTATTAGCGTTTCCATGGACAATGTTAAATACGTGAGTGCAGAAAGCATGCTAGAATCAACACGAACTTCCACagtttttcctaattttaatGATAGAGTAGGGCTGAATCCAATCCAAGATTGCAAGAAAGAATATACAGTACATCAGGCTCTATTTTGTACCTCTGGTGTTGTAAGTTCAATACCTGTTCCCTTAGCTGGAAGAGCTCTTTGTCAATACCAGGCTTCCTCTGATGCTTATAAAGCAAAAGTATGCACTGCTTCAAATTCTGATGACGGTATGAACGTATACAAAGACTGCAGTCATCCATTtttcacaagcagaaaaagagaggaggaggtcTCTTCTTTCAGGAATATATACCTAACTTCGGATCACAGTCAAAGTGTTGAAAATAATCCATCGCTTTTACATAACCAGGATGataccaaacaaacaaataacagatCTGGAATGAGCAGTAACTCAGAATTAACAAATGGGTCAAAAAGCATTAATAGTTTCTCTGGAACTATGGTAGATATGATAGTAAATGAAGCTTATGAAGCCATATCCTCATCTAGAATAACAAAAGCAGTAGAAGAGTATACAGAGCATTTAACAAGAAAAGTAGTAGATAAAAAACCTTATGTGCAGTATAGCGGTGAAAATTTCCCCAAGAATGTGTTTGCAGATCACCTGGCCAAGTATATCATAAAACAATCTGTGGATGAAAGTAAAACTGTGTTATGCAACACTAGTGAAAATTTTACATGTAACGTGGGCTCACAGACTTATGCAGATATCAGTGGAAAAGAGCAATGTGTAATGAAGAAGCGAGAGGCTGAGAAACAAAGTAATGTTTCTACAATTGCTGAACAACAGACACTTTTGAATAATCCGTGTAAATTTCTTCTTAGTCCAACTAATTCTGTTCAGTGCTTTTCAGAATCTAAAGATTGTTGGAAGGAACAAAAAGGACgcagattttcttcaaaatcacCGCCACCTTGCTCCACTGTGACTTCAGCTAGGCGTGTTCTAGAGGACTTCACTGATGCAGGAAGTTGCTCGATGACATACTTAAACAAGCCCTCAAAAAAGCATGATACTCAAAAACCATCATCAGGACCTTTGACTTACAGGCAAGCTGATTGTTTTCTGCATACAAATAGCTTTTCTTCACTGATGCTTGGCAATGAAGATGCTTTGCGGATGGTTGATAAACCAAGTATCAAAGATGGAAATAACAGTGTAACTCCTGACACACCCCCACCAACTCCTTTAGTACCATGTCAAGCTAGTTCTGAAAGAAACCTAAGAAAACTGTCTAAGAAACTGAAGGGAGAATTAGCAAAGGAATTTGCACCTGCAACACCACCATCTACACCTTACAATCCATCTGTTACAGGGTCATCTGAAATTGAACGTGACTCTTTGGAAAAGGAGGAATTTATGCTGAAACTCATGCGATCGCTTTCTGAAGAAGTTGAAAGTAGTGAAGATGAAGATCATTCTGAAATGATCTTTGAGAAAGAGGAACATTCAGAAAAAACTGTTCAGTATGCAGATTACTTAGCTAGTCATATAATTTCAATGGCAACTGAAATGGCAGCTTCCCATTTAGAtgctaaaacaaatgaaagagaagctgaTAGACAGGTTCAGTTGAgtatgcaaaacaaaaaatgtggaTATACTGCATCTGTAAGTACCCCGGCAGAGACATGCAGTTCTTTATGGAATTATGCAGGTGATATGGCAGGAAAAGTCATCAGTGAAGCCAAGAAAATGGTGAAATCAAGGCATTGTAAACTGTTGAAGTTGAAGCGTGTTAACTGTCAAGTGGATTGCCTTTATCTGAGAAGAGGTGATAAAGATCATCGTTCAAAGGAGGAGTGTGGCCTAGTGCAGGACCGATGTCCTAGTGAGAGAGATTCGTGTGTACTTTCTTTACCACAAGGTTCAGACACGATAGGTTTGACTTCCAAGTACCCTAGCTGTGAAAGTGTGACTGATGAATATGCAGATCATATTATTCATGTTTTGAAAAGAGAAGGTGGTAATGCCGAACTCTTAATGGATCAGTACGCCAGCAGACTTGTTTACAGGTCTATCAAATCAGGCCTACGGCaagctgcaaggaaaacaaaattgaaatgCAACAGAAAGATATTTCCTGGACAAAGAGCACTGATGAATGGTAAACTAGAGCtgataaaaacagcaaataaagacGCAGTACAGGAAGTGAAAAGTCGCGTTCATCACTGTGCAGACCAAACTTCTGAAAGAAGTATCAGCACGCAAAGAACAGAATGCATGGAATTGTTACATTTTTCAGAATCTCTTGCTTGCAGCATAACGCACGATGtcagaaagaaattgaaactATCAGGAGCATGTTTGCCAAAATCTCTGACAGATTCCTGTCTATATAAAAAGACTGAATTTGAGGAAATGGCAGGGGATCTTATTAAAACAAGATTTCCTAGGACACTTCTACCATTCTCCTCAAATCATAAACTGTATCATAGCACAGGCAGTTTGAATGAAAATGGTTACAGTGAAAGCATAATTCAAGCTATAGAACAGTATGCTAGAAAAGTAGCAGATGATACTCTAGAAATGGGTTTAGAATCTGCTGGTCTCCAGgttgctgaaaacagaaaaaatgggGATAGGCTTTCATATACTGAGAAACTGTCTCCTTTTTCTGGAACTGTCTGTAGATGCTGCAGTATGAAGGAACATCAGTGCTGTACAGAGAGTATATCTCATCACTTACCTCTGCAAGATTCCTCTATTCCAGTGAggcattttcttcattctagGTTGGACGGTGTCTGCCAAAAACCAAGAGTCTTTCAGCATGATATTCCTAAAATTCATGTTGATGTAGAACAGAAGACAGTGTTTTCTGATAAGGTGGCTGCTGCACCTGTtgaaaaagcagagggagagcTGAGTTATACAAGTGTGGCAGCTGACAGTGGTATTGGACAAGATGGAGTCAGTTTTGCTGAAAGCCTTACTACTGAAATAATGACATCAGCTATGACTAATATTGGTCAGGCGGTTAACGTAAG CACTGTTGGAAGAGAAGGATTTCACTCTGTTGAATCTGTTGTTAGCCAGCAGATGAGCCTTAGTATTGGTGATGATAGCACTGGCAGCTGGTCAAATCTAAGTTTTGAAGATGAACATCCCGATGAGAGCAGCAGTTTTCTTCATCTCAGTGACAG
- the AKAP11 gene encoding A-kinase anchor protein 11 isoform X2 codes for MDIYARAQSGRMKPRISVKKSFGEGILHSMKSLLHSRKELCNVSAEECLNWEEQDNFIEITFIGFAEEMGSARLQELSAVSVELPDVLKSLQLCKLKENEVIFLKDVKKAFTKPCVMKNQNQLPEVLCVMRLAPSFPKIKADYVFTLLSKYTIGVRHTVEINSLQKHQTETSRAEDDDTNQSVSSIEDDFVTAFEQLDEDEPSKMPSVGACSSTSRSHRDAASQTVPGQCSEAVDSKIRLGSGRQKSSSARSSALFDILGLKELSSVKNSVTTSISDPWIQRSFYKPYNPSDQGVNFLCKTLFSSSPAESSESNCSSPSPIIFLDEEGYQKSLKAKLQLPKIPVVKDGIEDSDSEVSEFFDSFDQFDELEQTLEKSVKVIRDPILGNPSQKRRTAHEHLCSASIAMNPQKFKFDRPTLPANVKKPTPRKPESPYSSVFDVPDSPRPVKTSGEENGGLFSPIRSSAFSPLGSCGSSECSCRISLCGDGTNQNHHDTLLNTYSEYADSVSFEILGSVFRSDSSSELAGDDSKCTRIALKEEKDQAADLRMKTGKEPDKQAKSQHKSSMIRDSIQKFATDLVEKSLGSAFKDLQKGVSSCTNALCHLAARLTSSVFQMAFYEIGRRRAISLKERAINGLASFLVSEAITGALKELRHVKKQIFTNTVARFAADLAEELVFEGIMEVCQFSYPSTPTAAQLSSFYYEDKVVRSYARDLSESVIQEAFIELSQVDVTFTTQAAISVSMDNVKYVSAESMLESTRTSTVFPNFNDRVGLNPIQDCKKEYTVHQALFCTSGVVSSIPVPLAGRALCQYQASSDAYKAKVCTASNSDDGMNVYKDCSHPFFTSRKREEEVSSFRNIYLTSDHSQSVENNPSLLHNQDDTKQTNNRSGMSSNSELTNGSKSINSFSGTMVDMIVNEAYEAISSSRITKAVEEYTEHLTRKVVDKKPYVQYSGENFPKNVFADHLAKYIIKQSVDESKTVLCNTSENFTCNVGSQTYADISGKEQCVMKKREAEKQSNVSTIAEQQTLLNNPCKFLLSPTNSVQCFSESKDCWKEQKGRRFSSKSPPPCSTVTSARRVLEDFTDAGSCSMTYLNKPSKKHDTQKPSSGPLTYRQADCFLHTNSFSSLMLGNEDALRMVDKPSIKDGNNSVTPDTPPPTPLVPCQASSERNLRKLSKKLKGELAKEFAPATPPSTPYNPSVTGSSEIERDSLEKEEFMLKLMRSLSEEVESSEDEDHSEMIFEKEEHSEKTVQYADYLASHIISMATEMAASHLDAKTNEREADRQVQLSMQNKKCGYTASVSTPAETCSSLWNYAGDMAGKVISEAKKMVKSRHCKLLKLKRVNCQVDCLYLRRGDKDHRSKEECGLVQDRCPSERDSCVLSLPQGSDTIGLTSKYPSCESVTDEYADHIIHVLKREGGNAELLMDQYASRLVYRSIKSGLRQAARKTKLKCNRKIFPGQRALMNGKLELIKTANKDAVQEVKSRVHHCADQTSERSISTQRTECMELLHFSESLACSITHDVRKKLKLSGACLPKSLTDSCLYKKTEFEEMAGDLIKTRFPRTLLPFSSNHKLYHSTGSLNENGYSESIIQAIEQYARKVADDTLEMGLESAGLQVAENRKNGDRLSYTEKLSPFSGTVCRCCSMKEHQCCTESISHHLPLQDSSIPVRHFLHSRLDGVCQKPRVFQHDIPKIHVDVEQKTVFSDKVAAAPVEKAEGELSYTSVAADSGIGQDGVSFAESLTTEIMTSAMTNIGQAVNVSTVGREGFHSVESVVSQQMSLSIGDDSTGSWSNLSFEDEHPDESSSFLHLSDSNGNSSSWSSLGLEGDMYEENFSFPTSDSDGTEDKDEDSKDAVEGLEQVKKTLAIINIDLEPNLVDLQLRAALQWLAASETEVSDLHFHDAATREFVLLSRRLRERDWKVGDLLQAVLKYCEMLEKASDGEQALDKSLVGWLLDNV; via the exons ATGGATATCTATGCAAGGGCTCAGAGCGGTCGAATGAAACCAAGAATATCTGTGAAAAAg AGCTTTGGTGAAGGCATACTGCACTCTATGAAgtcactgctgcacagcagaaaaGAGTTATGCAATGTATCAGCGGAAGAATGTTTAAATTGGGAAGAGCAAGATAATTTTATTGAG ATTACATTCATAGGTTTTGCTGAAGAGATGGGTTCTGCTCGTTTGCAG GAGCTGTCAGCTGTTTCTGTAGAACTTCCAGATGTTCTGAAATCGCTTCAGTTGtgcaaactaaaagaaaatgaggttatttttctaaaagatgTAAAGAAAGCCTTCACAAAACCCTGTGTCATGAAAAATCAG aACCAACTTCCTGAAGTGCTTTGTGTGATGCGACTGGCTCCTTCATTCCCAAAGATCAAAGCGGATTATGTATTTACCTTGCTGAGCAAGTATACCATAGGTGTAAGACACACAGTTGAAATAAACTCACTGCAAAAACATCAAACAGAGACATCCCGGGCAGAAGATGATGACACTAATCAGTCAGTTTCTTCAATTGAGGATGATTTTGTCACTGCTTTTGAACAGTTAGATGAAGATGAGCCTTCAAAGATGCCAAGTGTTG ggGCATGCAGCTCTACTTCCCGAAGCCATCGAGATGCTGCTTCACAGACTGTCCCTGGTCAATGTTCGGAAGCTGTGGACTCAAAAATCCGTTTGGGTTCTGGGCGTCAAAAGTCATCATCTGCTAgatcttctgctttgtttgatATTTTGGGATTGAAGGAACTGTCTTCAGTAAAAAATTCAGTTACAACCTCAATTTCTGATCCTTGGATACAAAGGAGTTTCTATAAGCCATATAATCCTTCTGATCAAGGTGTTAATTTTTTATgtaaaacattgttttcctcctctccgGCTGAATCTTCTGAGTCAAATTGCTCCAGCCCAAGCCCCATTATCTTCTTAGATGAAGAAGGATATCAGAAAAGCTTGAAGGCAAAACTCCAGCTGCCAAAAATTCCAGTAGTGAAGGACGGTATTGAGGATTCAGACTCAGAAGTTAGTGAATTTTTTGATAGTTTTGATCAATTTGATGAACTAGAACAAACCCTCGAAAAATCTGTTAAAGTTATTAGGGATCCCATCCTAGGGAATCCCTCCCAGAAAAGGAGGACTGCCCATGAACATTTGTGTTCTGCAAGCATTGCAATGAATCCTCAGAAATTCAAGTTTGATCGTCCTACTCTTCCAGCCAATGTAAAGAAACCAACTCCTCGTAAACCAGAATCACCATATAGCAGTGTCTTTGATGTCCCAGATTCCCCTCGCCCAGTTAAAACATCAGGGGAAGAGAATGGAGGCTTGTTCAGTCCCATTAGGTCGTCTGCATTCAGTCCACTAGGGAGCTGTGGTTCTTCTGAATGTTCATGTCGGATCAGTCTTTGTGGAGATGGGACAAATCAAAACCACCATGACACACTTTTAAATACTTATTCAGAATACGCTGATagtgtttcatttgaaatattggGTTCTGTTTTTCGATCTGACTCGTCATCAGAACTTGCAGGAGATGATTCCAAATGCACCAGGATTgctttgaaagaggaaaaagatcaAGCTGCAGATCTCAGAATGAAAACTGGCAAGGAGCCAGATAAACAAGCAAAATCTCAACATAAGTCATCAATGATTAGAGATAGCATTCAAAAGTTTGCAACTGACTTGGTTGAAAAAAGTTTGGGCAGTGCTTTTAAGGACCTGCAGAAAGGTGTTTCTTCATGTACCAACGCACTTTGTCATTTGGCTGCTAGGTTGACATCTTCAGTCTTTCAAATGGCTTTCTATGAAATTGGAAGACGCAGAGCAATCTCCCTGAAGGAGCGTGCTATTAATGGGCTAGCAAGCTTTTTGGTGAGTGAAGCTATAACTGGTGCTTTGAAAGAACTGCGACatgtaaagaaacaaatatttaccaATACTGTTGCTAGATTTGCAGCAGACCTTGCTGAAGAACTTGTGTTTGAAGGAATCATGGAAGTATGCCAATTTTCATATCCATCAACACCTACAGCTGCacagctttcttcattttattatgaAGACAAAGTGGTAAGATCCTATGCCAGAGATCTGTCTGAGTCTGTCATTCAAGAGGCTTTTATTGAACTATCTCAGGTTGATGTCACCTTCACAACCCAAGCAGCTATTAGCGTTTCCATGGACAATGTTAAATACGTGAGTGCAGAAAGCATGCTAGAATCAACACGAACTTCCACagtttttcctaattttaatGATAGAGTAGGGCTGAATCCAATCCAAGATTGCAAGAAAGAATATACAGTACATCAGGCTCTATTTTGTACCTCTGGTGTTGTAAGTTCAATACCTGTTCCCTTAGCTGGAAGAGCTCTTTGTCAATACCAGGCTTCCTCTGATGCTTATAAAGCAAAAGTATGCACTGCTTCAAATTCTGATGACGGTATGAACGTATACAAAGACTGCAGTCATCCATTtttcacaagcagaaaaagagaggaggaggtcTCTTCTTTCAGGAATATATACCTAACTTCGGATCACAGTCAAAGTGTTGAAAATAATCCATCGCTTTTACATAACCAGGATGataccaaacaaacaaataacagatCTGGAATGAGCAGTAACTCAGAATTAACAAATGGGTCAAAAAGCATTAATAGTTTCTCTGGAACTATGGTAGATATGATAGTAAATGAAGCTTATGAAGCCATATCCTCATCTAGAATAACAAAAGCAGTAGAAGAGTATACAGAGCATTTAACAAGAAAAGTAGTAGATAAAAAACCTTATGTGCAGTATAGCGGTGAAAATTTCCCCAAGAATGTGTTTGCAGATCACCTGGCCAAGTATATCATAAAACAATCTGTGGATGAAAGTAAAACTGTGTTATGCAACACTAGTGAAAATTTTACATGTAACGTGGGCTCACAGACTTATGCAGATATCAGTGGAAAAGAGCAATGTGTAATGAAGAAGCGAGAGGCTGAGAAACAAAGTAATGTTTCTACAATTGCTGAACAACAGACACTTTTGAATAATCCGTGTAAATTTCTTCTTAGTCCAACTAATTCTGTTCAGTGCTTTTCAGAATCTAAAGATTGTTGGAAGGAACAAAAAGGACgcagattttcttcaaaatcacCGCCACCTTGCTCCACTGTGACTTCAGCTAGGCGTGTTCTAGAGGACTTCACTGATGCAGGAAGTTGCTCGATGACATACTTAAACAAGCCCTCAAAAAAGCATGATACTCAAAAACCATCATCAGGACCTTTGACTTACAGGCAAGCTGATTGTTTTCTGCATACAAATAGCTTTTCTTCACTGATGCTTGGCAATGAAGATGCTTTGCGGATGGTTGATAAACCAAGTATCAAAGATGGAAATAACAGTGTAACTCCTGACACACCCCCACCAACTCCTTTAGTACCATGTCAAGCTAGTTCTGAAAGAAACCTAAGAAAACTGTCTAAGAAACTGAAGGGAGAATTAGCAAAGGAATTTGCACCTGCAACACCACCATCTACACCTTACAATCCATCTGTTACAGGGTCATCTGAAATTGAACGTGACTCTTTGGAAAAGGAGGAATTTATGCTGAAACTCATGCGATCGCTTTCTGAAGAAGTTGAAAGTAGTGAAGATGAAGATCATTCTGAAATGATCTTTGAGAAAGAGGAACATTCAGAAAAAACTGTTCAGTATGCAGATTACTTAGCTAGTCATATAATTTCAATGGCAACTGAAATGGCAGCTTCCCATTTAGAtgctaaaacaaatgaaagagaagctgaTAGACAGGTTCAGTTGAgtatgcaaaacaaaaaatgtggaTATACTGCATCTGTAAGTACCCCGGCAGAGACATGCAGTTCTTTATGGAATTATGCAGGTGATATGGCAGGAAAAGTCATCAGTGAAGCCAAGAAAATGGTGAAATCAAGGCATTGTAAACTGTTGAAGTTGAAGCGTGTTAACTGTCAAGTGGATTGCCTTTATCTGAGAAGAGGTGATAAAGATCATCGTTCAAAGGAGGAGTGTGGCCTAGTGCAGGACCGATGTCCTAGTGAGAGAGATTCGTGTGTACTTTCTTTACCACAAGGTTCAGACACGATAGGTTTGACTTCCAAGTACCCTAGCTGTGAAAGTGTGACTGATGAATATGCAGATCATATTATTCATGTTTTGAAAAGAGAAGGTGGTAATGCCGAACTCTTAATGGATCAGTACGCCAGCAGACTTGTTTACAGGTCTATCAAATCAGGCCTACGGCaagctgcaaggaaaacaaaattgaaatgCAACAGAAAGATATTTCCTGGACAAAGAGCACTGATGAATGGTAAACTAGAGCtgataaaaacagcaaataaagacGCAGTACAGGAAGTGAAAAGTCGCGTTCATCACTGTGCAGACCAAACTTCTGAAAGAAGTATCAGCACGCAAAGAACAGAATGCATGGAATTGTTACATTTTTCAGAATCTCTTGCTTGCAGCATAACGCACGATGtcagaaagaaattgaaactATCAGGAGCATGTTTGCCAAAATCTCTGACAGATTCCTGTCTATATAAAAAGACTGAATTTGAGGAAATGGCAGGGGATCTTATTAAAACAAGATTTCCTAGGACACTTCTACCATTCTCCTCAAATCATAAACTGTATCATAGCACAGGCAGTTTGAATGAAAATGGTTACAGTGAAAGCATAATTCAAGCTATAGAACAGTATGCTAGAAAAGTAGCAGATGATACTCTAGAAATGGGTTTAGAATCTGCTGGTCTCCAGgttgctgaaaacagaaaaaatgggGATAGGCTTTCATATACTGAGAAACTGTCTCCTTTTTCTGGAACTGTCTGTAGATGCTGCAGTATGAAGGAACATCAGTGCTGTACAGAGAGTATATCTCATCACTTACCTCTGCAAGATTCCTCTATTCCAGTGAggcattttcttcattctagGTTGGACGGTGTCTGCCAAAAACCAAGAGTCTTTCAGCATGATATTCCTAAAATTCATGTTGATGTAGAACAGAAGACAGTGTTTTCTGATAAGGTGGCTGCTGCACCTGTtgaaaaagcagagggagagcTGAGTTATACAAGTGTGGCAGCTGACAGTGGTATTGGACAAGATGGAGTCAGTTTTGCTGAAAGCCTTACTACTGAAATAATGACATCAGCTATGACTAATATTGGTCAGGCGGTTAACGTAAG CACTGTTGGAAGAGAAGGATTTCACTCTGTTGAATCTGTTGTTAGCCAGCAGATGAGCCTTAGTATTGGTGATGATAGCACTGGCAGCTGGTCAAATCTAAGTTTTGAAGATGAACATCCCGATGAGAGCAGCAGTTTTCTTCATCTCAGTGACAG